From the genome of Bacteroidota bacterium:
TGAAAACTGGGAAAACCTCTATCGATTGCCATTGTTTGTTACCGCCACCTGCGAGTTCAGCCGCTTTGACAATCCGGCATTAACATCGGCAGGCGAAATTGTTTTACTGAACCCTAAAGGCGGAGGGATAGGGTTATTAACCACGGTACGGTTGGTTTATTCATCGCCTAACTTCACCCTGAATATGAATTTTTATGCTCACGCTTTTGACACCTTACCCGACGGACAAAAAGCCCGGATCGGCGACCTGTTTCGCCTCACAAAAGTTGCAAGCGGCCCCAATGTAAATAACCGCAATTTTACATTGCTTGGAGATCCCGCCCTTCGTTTGTCTTATCCTAAGTATAATGTGGTCACTGACAGTATAAATGGAAAGAAATTGATAGCTGCCGTTGATACGCTAAAAGCGTTGAGCACGTTTACTGTACACGGGCATCTCACCGACAAATACGGCGACACATTGGATTCATTTAATGGGGTCATTTATCCTACAGTGTATGATAAGCCTGTAAGTATAACCACTTTGTCAAATGATGGAACCACAGCAAGTCCTCCATTTACATTTAAACTGCAAAAAAATATATTATATAAAGGCAAAATAAGTGTTACCAACGGGTTGTTCAGTTTCACATTTGTTGTTCCCAAAGATATTGCCTACCAATATGGTATCGGACGCATAAGCTATTATGCCGAAAACGGAGTTGATGACGCGAACGGTTATTGTGAAAATTTTTATATCGGCGGCTCATCGCTGACTGCAGCTACTGACGCTGCCGGGCCGGAAGTTAGATTATATATGAACGATACTAAATTCGTTTTGGGAGGTACCACCAACGAGAACCCCCTGCTCTATGCTATTGTAAAAGACACCAGCGGAATCAATACAGTTGGAAATGGTATCGGGCACGACCTCGTTGCAACACTTGACGGGAACAATGAAAAGATCGCTGTGCTCAACGATTATTACCAAAGCGATCTGAACAGTTACAAAAGCGGAATTATTCGCTATCCTTATCGTAACCTCAGTGAAGGAAAACACACTCTCGCGCTTAAAGTATGGGATATATACAACAATTCAACCATGGTGAATACAGAGTTTGTTGTTGCTGAAACCGCAAAACTTGCACTTAAACACGTTCTTAATTTCCCCAACCCTTTTACCACGAAAACATCCTTTTACTTTGAACACAACAGGTGTTGCGAACAACTGGATGTGCAAATACAAATATTTACCATTACCGGGAAAGTTGTGAAAAGCATCAATGCAAGGGTTACCACTGAAGGTTTTCGCTCGGATGCTATTGTTTGGGACGGGAAAGATGATTTTGGTGACAATATAGGCAGAGGAGTTTACGTTTATCGGATGAAGATCCGATCCGATGATGGCAGTATAGCCGACAAGTATGAAAAACTGGTAATCTTAAATTAATTTTTTACATTAGTGGTCCGGAAAAATGAACATACTTATTAAATATTCCTTTTTTACACTATCAGTTTTTTTAACTGCTGGAAGTATTCTAACCGGAAACAGCTCATCTTTTGCGCAGCAAAAGAATTTAACCACCAATCAAATTACCGGAGGTATAAACACCATTACAACCGCTGTTCCCTTTTTACTTATAACCCCTGACTCACGTGCGGGAGGAATGGGAGATGCAGGCGTAGCCACAAGCGCTGATGCCAACTCAATTCATTGGAATGCATCGAAACTCGCTTTTGTTGATAAAAAAATGGGTTTTGCCGTTTCTTATACTCCCTGGTTAAGGACGCTTGTGCCCGATATTAATCTGGCTTACCTGTCGGGTTATTACAAAGCGAAGAAAGACCAGATTTTCGCGGGTTCACTGCGCTATTTTTCGTTGGGTGATATTACATTCACTGATGTTGTGGGCAATACGATAGGTCAGTTCCGGCCAAATGAGTTTTCTCTGGATGCGGCTTATGCCCGTAAGTTATCGAAGGAGCTATCAGGAGGAATGACTGTACGTTACATTTACTCCAACTTAACCAATGGCGTTGATGTATTGGGGGCTGCCACACATGCAGGTAAATCAGTAGCCGTTGATATTTCGGCAACTTACCGTAAAGATGACCTAAAGCTCGGTGATAAAAAAAGTATACTTTCTGTTGGCATGAACATTTCCAATATTGGCGCTAAGATCTCTTATTCCAGCAGCGCAAAACGCGATTTCCTTCCGATCAATATGCGATTGGGAACCGCACTTACTGTAAACCTGGATGATTATAATTCTATTGCGTTTGCGTTCGACTTCAATAAATTATTAGTGCCTACTCCACCCGTTTATAAAACCGACTCCAGTGGCGGCCCTTTATATGATGCAGGAGGTAACAGGCAGATCCTTGCGGGGCAGGACCCGAACCGCAGTGTTCCAAGCGCTATGTTCAGTTCGTTTGGTGACGCACCGGGAGGCTTCAAGGAAGAATTAAAAGAAATCAATTATGCTACCGGTATTGAATATTGGTACGACAAGCAATTTGCGGTTCGTATAGGATATTTCTATGAAGATGCCACCAAAGGAAACCGTCAATTTTTTACGCTGGGTGCCGGCGTTAAATATAATGTATTCGGCCTTGACTTCGCTTACCTTATTCCCACTCAACAACGCAATCCCCTTGAGAATACCCTGCGCTTTACCTTATTCTTCGACTTCGATGCTTTCAAATCGCAGAATGATGATTCCTCAAAAACAGCACAATAGTCACAGCGGATACCGGATAAAATCACCATCTCCCTTCATTTTTGCGCACTTGTATTTGCAGGCAATTTGTATATTCGTTTTTTATTCGCCTGCCTGCCGTTGCGCAAGCTAATGCCCAGCCAGGCAGGTTATTCGTTTATAAATATGAAAACGAGGATTGGTTTTGGTTTTGATGTACACCAGCTTCATGAGGGGAAAGACCTTTGGGTGGGCGGAATAAAACTACAGCACAGCAAGGGTGCTGTTGGTCATTCAGATGCCGATGTATTGATCCATGCCATATGTGACGCGCTTCTTGGAGCTGCCAACCTGGGCGATATAGGCCAGCATTTTCCAAACACATCCGCTGAGTTTAAAAACATTGACAGTAAAGTGCTCTTAAAGCGGGTTGTCGCTCTTATATCAGAAAAAAGTTACGCAATCGGCAACATTGATTCCACATTGACACTCGAAAAACCCAAAATAAATCCGAGTATTCCTGAAATGAAAAAAGTATTAGCACAGGCAATGAGCATTTCGGAAGATCAGGTCTCGATCAAAGCCACCACTAATGAACAAATGGGGTATGTTGGACGCGAAGAAGGTATTTGCGCATATGCAGTAGTATTAATTGAAAAGAAACCATAGTATTTATGTCGAAATTTCACTCGCTAAAAGTTGTTGATGTTAAACAGGAAACCGCCGACTGCGTGTCGGTGGGTTTTGAAGTTCCACAAGCCTTAAAAAAAGAATTCAGTTACATCCAGGGACAATACCTTACACTACGTTTCAGGATAAACGGTGAAGAACTGCGCAGATCGTATTCCATTTGTACATCGCCAATTGAACAGGACCTGCGTATTGCCGTAAAAAAAGTAGCCGGTGGGCGTGTATCAACTTATATCAACGATAAACTTAAAGCCGGTGATATGGTTGAAACAATGGTACCTGTGGGTAATTTTTTCACCCCCCTTAATCAATATAATAAAAAGGTATATAACCTGTTTGCGGCAGGAAGCGGCATAACTCCCATACTATCTATACTTAAAACCACGTTGGCTTCTGAATTACAATCGACAGTGAACTTATTTTATGGCAACAGCAATGAAAATAAGATCATTTTTAAAAAAGAACTGGACAACCTCCAGGCCACATTTGGCGAACGACTTAAGATAGTTTACCTGTTCAGCCGGCCAAAAAATACCACGAGCGATCTGCATACTGGCCGCATGACAAAAGAAAAAATAAAAACACTGATCGGGAATTATGTGAATCTGTATCTTCTCAATGAGTTTTTTGTTTGCGGACCAACTGACGTGATGACCAATACAAAAGAAGCGCTTGAATCACTGAAAGTTCCCAAAAAAAATATTCACCTTGAATATTTCGGAACTCCTCCTGATGCCGCAAAGGACAATGTAAGTCAAAGTCTTATTGTTCCGGCCGAAGTGACCATTATCTGTGATGGAGATGAGCGCGTGGTGTTTCTTGAACCACATCAGAATGTACTTGAAGCAGCACTTGAAGCCAATCTGGACGCGCCCTTTGCCTGCAGGGCCGGCTCATGCTGCACGTGCCGGGCAAAGGTGATTGAAGGCAAAGTGATCATGGATGTAAACTATGCCCTGCTTGATTCGGAAGTTGAGGAAGGTTATATACTGACCTGCCAGTCGCATGCAATAACACCAACACTGACGGTGGACTACGACCAGGGCAAGTAATCTTAAATACTAGGCCAACACAGCACGGGAAATAACTATCTTCTGTACTTCGGAAGTACCCTCGTATATCTGTGTGATCTTCGCATCCCGCATAAGACGTTCAACATGATATTCCTTTACATAACCATAACCGCCATGTATCTGGACAGCCTCGGTTGTGGTTTCCATGGCAACCCGTGAGGCAAATAATTTTGCCATAGCGCTTGCAGTAGAGAAGTCAAGACCTTTGTCTTTGAGCCAGGCTGCCTTTATACAAAGCAGGCGGGCTGCATCAATTTCAGTTGCCATATCGGCCAGTTTAAATTGAATGGCCTGATGCTGTGAAAGCGGTTTGCCAAATGCTTTTCTTTCCTTTGAATAGGCAAGTGCAAGTTCATACGCACCGCTGGCAATACCCAGAGCCTGAGCCGCGATCCCGATCCTGCCTCCGGAAAGAATTTTCATAGCGAATTTAAAACCAAAACCATCTTCTCCAATGCGGTTTGTTTTAGGAACTTTTACATCGGTAAACATTAAAGAATGTGTATCCGAACCACGAATACCAAGTTTATCCTCTTTACGTCCCACCTGGAAACCGGGCATCCCCTTTTCTATGATCAGGGCGTTGATACCCCTGGATCCCTTTTCGGGATGGGTTTGTGCAAAAACGATGTAAACAGAAGCCGAACCACCATTGGTTATCCAATTTTTGGTGCCATTCAGCAAGTAATGATCACCCTTGTCTGTTGCAGTTGTTCGCTGTGATGTTGCGTCCGATCCGGCCTCAGGTTCTGACAGACAAAAGGCGCCGATAATTTCACCCTTTGCCAAGCGAACCAGATACTTCTGCTTTTGTTCTTCGGTCCCGTATTTTTCAAGTCCCCAGCACACCAATGAATTATTCACAGACATTACCACAGAGGCTGAAGCATCTACCTTTGATATCTCTTCCATGGCTAACACATAAGATATAGTATCCATGCCCCCTCCACCATATTTAGGGTCGACCATCATTCCCAAAAAACCAAGCTCACCTAATTGCTTTATCTCTTCAGAGGGAAATTTCTGCAGGTTATCACGTTCAATAACGCCGGGTTTTAATACTTCATTTGCGAAATTGCGCGCTGCCTTTTGTACCGCTAATTGCTCTTCTGTTAATTCAAACACCATAATTCTTCGGTTAAATGATTAATACTTCTACTCCCCCGGGCATAATACCATCTATGATTTCCTTCACACAAGTTGTTTTGAAACCATATATGGTATTATGAAAAACAAATTTAACTTTTTATGTCAAAAATCACTAATCTTGTTTATAGATTTACGGCCACTTAAATGAACAAATCATCAGCATATAATGTTATCGGGCTTATGTCAGGCACATCACTTGATGGGGTAGATATAGCGTTCTGCAGGTTTTCCTACAACCAAAACAAATGGACATATAAGATTAAGGTTGCTGAAACAATACAATATGACCGCAAATGGCTACAACGCTTACAAAACACCGAGAAAACCTCTGCTCTTGACTTTGCAGTTACCGATCACAAATACGGACATTATCTTGGCAGCCTGGTAAGATCATTTATTAACAAATATCGCGCAAACCCTGATTTTATCGCGTCGCACGGACACACAATATTTCATCAACCGGAAAACGGATTAACTGCGCAAATTGGAAATGGAGCCGCAATTGCAGCTGAATGCGGCATTCCGGTTATTTGTGATTTTCGTTCAAAAGATGTAGCGTTGGGAGGGCAAGGCGCCCCGCTGGTGCCAATAGGTGATGAATTATTGTTTTCTCAATACTCATTGTGTCTTAATCTGGGCGGATTTGCCAACATATCCTTCTGCCGCAAAAATAAGCGAATGGCATATGATATTTGCCCGGTCAATATTGTAATGAATATGCTGAGTC
Proteins encoded in this window:
- the porV gene encoding type IX secretion system outer membrane channel protein PorV yields the protein MNILIKYSFFTLSVFLTAGSILTGNSSSFAQQKNLTTNQITGGINTITTAVPFLLITPDSRAGGMGDAGVATSADANSIHWNASKLAFVDKKMGFAVSYTPWLRTLVPDINLAYLSGYYKAKKDQIFAGSLRYFSLGDITFTDVVGNTIGQFRPNEFSLDAAYARKLSKELSGGMTVRYIYSNLTNGVDVLGAATHAGKSVAVDISATYRKDDLKLGDKKSILSVGMNISNIGAKISYSSSAKRDFLPINMRLGTALTVNLDDYNSIAFAFDFNKLLVPTPPVYKTDSSGGPLYDAGGNRQILAGQDPNRSVPSAMFSSFGDAPGGFKEELKEINYATGIEYWYDKQFAVRIGYFYEDATKGNRQFFTLGAGVKYNVFGLDFAYLIPTQQRNPLENTLRFTLFFDFDAFKSQNDDSSKTAQ
- a CDS encoding 2-C-methyl-D-erythritol 2,4-cyclodiphosphate synthase — translated: MKTRIGFGFDVHQLHEGKDLWVGGIKLQHSKGAVGHSDADVLIHAICDALLGAANLGDIGQHFPNTSAEFKNIDSKVLLKRVVALISEKSYAIGNIDSTLTLEKPKINPSIPEMKKVLAQAMSISEDQVSIKATTNEQMGYVGREEGICAYAVVLIEKKP
- a CDS encoding 2Fe-2S iron-sulfur cluster binding domain-containing protein is translated as MSKFHSLKVVDVKQETADCVSVGFEVPQALKKEFSYIQGQYLTLRFRINGEELRRSYSICTSPIEQDLRIAVKKVAGGRVSTYINDKLKAGDMVETMVPVGNFFTPLNQYNKKVYNLFAAGSGITPILSILKTTLASELQSTVNLFYGNSNENKIIFKKELDNLQATFGERLKIVYLFSRPKNTTSDLHTGRMTKEKIKTLIGNYVNLYLLNEFFVCGPTDVMTNTKEALESLKVPKKNIHLEYFGTPPDAAKDNVSQSLIVPAEVTIICDGDERVVFLEPHQNVLEAALEANLDAPFACRAGSCCTCRAKVIEGKVIMDVNYALLDSEVEEGYILTCQSHAITPTLTVDYDQGK
- a CDS encoding acyl-CoA dehydrogenase, with product MVFELTEEQLAVQKAARNFANEVLKPGVIERDNLQKFPSEEIKQLGELGFLGMMVDPKYGGGGMDTISYVLAMEEISKVDASASVVMSVNNSLVCWGLEKYGTEEQKQKYLVRLAKGEIIGAFCLSEPEAGSDATSQRTTATDKGDHYLLNGTKNWITNGGSASVYIVFAQTHPEKGSRGINALIIEKGMPGFQVGRKEDKLGIRGSDTHSLMFTDVKVPKTNRIGEDGFGFKFAMKILSGGRIGIAAQALGIASGAYELALAYSKERKAFGKPLSQHQAIQFKLADMATEIDAARLLCIKAAWLKDKGLDFSTASAMAKLFASRVAMETTTEAVQIHGGYGYVKEYHVERLMRDAKITQIYEGTSEVQKIVISRAVLA
- a CDS encoding anhydro-N-acetylmuramic acid kinase; translation: MNKSSAYNVIGLMSGTSLDGVDIAFCRFSYNQNKWTYKIKVAETIQYDRKWLQRLQNTEKTSALDFAVTDHKYGHYLGSLVRSFINKYRANPDFIASHGHTIFHQPENGLTAQIGNGAAIAAECGIPVICDFRSKDVALGGQGAPLVPIGDELLFSQYSLCLNLGGFANISFCRKNKRMAYDICPVNIVMNMLSQKLGKRYDAGGTLARKGKINGLLLKQLNSLSYYKQKPPKSLGKEWVLAAILPILKRSGVNPFDLLRTYTEHAAMQIEEGCEVSAKNNGPLLITGGGVYNNFLIERIKAHCSNRIIIPDKNTIEFKEALIFAFLGVLRWRNEINCLRSVTGAAADNIGGCIYL